From one Zhongshania sp. R06B22 genomic stretch:
- the mgtE gene encoding magnesium transporter gives MAQTADKLQTESQLKTLNDALGSGGFLQIRRMLNGLPSADAAHLIESTPHKIRSVLWQLIDIENEGDILQHLNDEVQSQFLRQMDAEEVATITEGLEADDIADILQQLPDRVIREVLDSMDHQDRIRVEHVMSYDEDTAGGLMNTDTITVRPNITLDVALRYLRRHEQLPEMTDSLLVVNRNDQYIGVLSLRKLLVSDPSVTVREIMDTEVEPIPARMSSREVATLFARHDWVSAPVVDENSLLLGRITIDDVVDVIREESDHSLMSMAGLDEDEDTFAAVLTTAPRRAVWLGINLLTAFIASAVINLFEGTIEKVVALAVLMPIVASMGGVAGTQTLTVVIRGMALGHISPDNRRWLINREMAVGAINGVVWAIVVAAATTLWFDDPLMGGIIGAAIIINLITAALAGAVLPLAMKSLNIDPALAGGVVLTTVTDVIGFLSFLGLASYFYG, from the coding sequence ATGGCCCAGACTGCTGACAAGCTTCAAACCGAGAGCCAGCTAAAAACCCTGAACGACGCCTTGGGGTCTGGCGGCTTCCTGCAAATTCGCCGCATGTTAAACGGTTTGCCCTCCGCCGATGCAGCCCATTTAATAGAATCAACGCCGCACAAAATTCGTAGTGTGTTGTGGCAGCTCATCGATATTGAGAATGAAGGCGACATTCTCCAGCATCTTAACGATGAAGTTCAGAGCCAGTTCCTGCGCCAAATGGACGCGGAAGAAGTCGCGACTATTACCGAAGGGCTCGAAGCGGATGATATCGCTGATATCCTCCAGCAATTACCCGACCGAGTAATTCGCGAAGTCCTCGACTCCATGGATCACCAAGATCGGATTCGAGTCGAGCATGTGATGTCCTACGACGAGGACACTGCCGGTGGTTTGATGAACACCGACACTATCACCGTCCGGCCAAATATCACTCTTGATGTTGCGCTCCGCTATCTGCGCCGCCACGAACAGCTGCCAGAAATGACCGACAGTCTGCTTGTCGTTAACCGCAACGATCAGTACATCGGGGTATTGTCGCTGCGTAAGCTTTTGGTATCTGACCCCAGTGTCACGGTTCGCGAGATCATGGATACCGAGGTGGAACCCATTCCAGCAAGGATGTCATCGCGCGAAGTTGCCACACTCTTCGCACGACACGACTGGGTATCCGCACCCGTCGTCGATGAAAATAGCTTATTACTTGGCCGTATCACCATCGATGACGTGGTCGATGTTATCCGAGAAGAGTCTGATCACTCATTAATGAGCATGGCCGGTTTGGACGAAGACGAAGACACTTTCGCCGCTGTTCTAACCACTGCACCGCGACGCGCTGTATGGCTTGGTATTAATTTACTGACCGCATTTATCGCCTCGGCGGTGATTAATTTATTTGAAGGCACCATCGAAAAAGTCGTTGCCCTGGCGGTTTTGATGCCGATAGTGGCTAGTATGGGTGGTGTCGCCGGCACCCAGACCCTAACGGTAGTTATTCGCGGTATGGCCCTGGGTCACATTAGCCCAGATAACCGCCGCTGGTTAATAAATCGAGAGATGGCGGTCGGCGCTATTAACGGCGTGGTTTGGGCTATTGTTGTGGCTGCGGCCACTACCCTGTGGTTCGACGACCCCTTGATGGGCGGCATTATCGGTGCAGCAATCATTATCAATTTAATTACCGCCGCACTAGCTGGCGCGGTATTACCACTGGCCATGAAATCACTGAATATTGATCCCGCCTTGGCGGGCGGCGTGGTACTGACCACCGTCACTGACGTGATTGGGTTTTTATCATTTCTCGGTCTTGCCAGTTATTTTTATGGTTAA
- a CDS encoding HPr family phosphocarrier protein, with translation MVESNIIIINKLGLHARAAAKLVATAGAFGSSIQIGVRDKSVDGKSIMAVMMLAANKGTEITVRCDGEDEQAALSAVLDIISQRFGEAE, from the coding sequence ATGGTCGAATCTAATATAATAATCATCAATAAACTCGGCCTGCACGCCCGTGCAGCTGCAAAATTAGTAGCCACAGCTGGCGCTTTTGGCTCCAGTATTCAAATCGGTGTCAGAGACAAGTCTGTCGACGGCAAGAGCATTATGGCCGTCATGATGTTGGCCGCAAACAAGGGTACCGAGATTACCGTGCGATGTGATGGCGAAGATGAACAGGCAGCCCTATCTGCGGTACTCGATATTATTTCTCAACGTTTCGGCGAGGCAGAATAA
- the rapZ gene encoding RNase adapter RapZ, producing MELIILSGRSGSGKSTALHQLEDEGFYAIDNLPVSLLPELVRELSQSPLKVHQQVAVCIDARNSPGELARFKSLCDEVKKHARLRIVFLDAGDDKLIKRFSETRRRHPLTTDSLPLADAIKLETALLEPIVVEASLAIDSSDMTVHELRAAIRDRILGVDASKLAIQLKSFGFKRGLPIDADLVYDLRMLPNPHWREELRAFTGQDAEVQNYLSSQEDVRLMHDHILQYLQHWLPKIEASNRSYFTVAIGCTGGQHRSVYMVETLAKALRTAYPDLQVRHRELQ from the coding sequence ATGGAACTCATCATTCTTAGTGGACGCTCGGGATCGGGAAAAAGTACGGCCCTTCACCAACTAGAGGATGAGGGCTTCTACGCCATCGACAACTTGCCGGTATCACTATTACCGGAGCTGGTTAGAGAGCTGTCGCAAAGCCCTCTAAAAGTTCATCAGCAGGTTGCGGTTTGTATTGACGCCCGCAACTCCCCGGGTGAACTCGCACGCTTTAAATCACTCTGCGACGAGGTTAAAAAACATGCCCGCCTGCGTATCGTATTTTTAGACGCTGGCGACGACAAGCTGATTAAGCGTTTCAGTGAAACACGGCGGCGGCACCCACTAACCACAGACTCCTTACCGCTGGCGGACGCGATCAAGCTCGAAACCGCGCTGCTTGAACCCATCGTAGTCGAAGCATCACTGGCTATCGACAGCAGCGACATGACCGTCCATGAGCTGCGGGCAGCTATCCGTGATCGCATCTTGGGCGTAGATGCAAGCAAACTGGCGATACAGCTGAAGTCCTTCGGGTTTAAACGCGGCCTACCGATTGATGCCGACCTTGTTTATGACCTCCGCATGCTCCCCAACCCCCACTGGCGAGAAGAGTTGCGCGCCTTCACTGGGCAAGATGCCGAAGTCCAAAATTATCTCAGCAGTCAAGAAGATGTCCGTCTGATGCACGACCACATCCTCCAATATTTACAACACTGGCTGCCGAAGATTGAGGCCAGTAACCGTAGCTACTTCACTGTTGCCATTGGCTGTACCGGCGGTCAACACCGCTCAGTATATATGGTTGAAACCCTTGCCAAGGCTCTACGCACTGCCTATCCAGACCTGCAAGTTCGCCATCGCGAACTCCAGTAA
- a CDS encoding PTS sugar transporter subunit IIA, with product MTLESILTTGRTEYSASVTSKKRLLEYIAAGITADNPEFNADELFNELLARERLGSTGIGHGVAIPHCRSSRCTSITGMLLKLEQPIDFEAVDDAPVDLIFALIVPAEAHDEHLKVLGALATAFNDPDFRNSLRSAEDSDTLFKRAIAS from the coding sequence ATGACACTTGAATCAATACTCACTACCGGACGCACTGAATACAGTGCGTCCGTCACCAGTAAGAAACGCTTACTAGAATATATTGCCGCCGGTATTACCGCCGACAATCCCGAATTTAACGCTGACGAGTTATTCAATGAATTGCTCGCCCGCGAACGTTTAGGCAGCACTGGAATTGGCCATGGCGTGGCCATTCCGCACTGCCGCAGCAGTCGCTGTACCAGCATCACAGGTATGCTGCTCAAGCTAGAACAGCCTATTGATTTTGAAGCCGTGGACGACGCGCCCGTTGATCTTATATTTGCGCTTATCGTCCCTGCGGAAGCCCACGACGAGCACTTAAAGGTTCTTGGCGCACTAGCCACAGCATTTAATGATCCCGATTTCCGCAATAGCTTACGCAGCGCGGAAGACAGCGACACCCTTTTCAAACGCGCGATAGCAAGCTGA
- the hpf gene encoding ribosome hibernation-promoting factor, HPF/YfiA family produces the protein MQITVSGHHVDVTPALRDYVNNKLTKLQRHFDNITNTDVTLTVEKLVQKAEATVHVAGADLFATCESEDMYAAIDSLTDKLDRQLIKHKEKSLGR, from the coding sequence ATGCAGATTACTGTAAGTGGTCATCACGTAGACGTTACCCCCGCCCTCCGCGATTATGTAAACAATAAGCTGACAAAACTGCAGCGACACTTTGACAATATCACCAATACTGACGTCACTCTGACGGTAGAAAAACTCGTTCAAAAGGCCGAGGCGACGGTGCATGTTGCCGGCGCAGATTTATTTGCAACCTGTGAATCAGAAGACATGTACGCGGCAATTGACAGTCTAACCGACAAGCTTGATCGTCAATTAATTAAACACAAAGAGAAATCGCTGGGCCGCTAA
- a CDS encoding RNA polymerase factor sigma-54, with the protein MKQSLQLKVGQSLTMTPQLQQAIRLLQLSTLDLQQEIQSALDSNPLLEISDDDGDIEVNIEPTSAEPKKPEKASDNEIEAPLPEADTEWAERSDIPEDLPVDSQWDDVFQTSGSGSSSGSGASGEDNDYNNDYRNSSSDSLQDHLRWQLNLSRLSDIDQMIAAAIIDAIDEKGRLTVSPEELVEGFNSDAIEIEEVNAVLHLIQQFDPPGVGGRDLQECLLIQLKQLPQNTPYAEEACLVVSQYMAQLGNRDYNQIMRRCRLKEEQLRDILKLIQSLDPTPGNAIGSDDTEYVIPDVFVSKKEGRWLVELNPDIAPKIQINAQYASLARQSSNSSDNDYIRDNLQEARWFIKSLISRNETLMKVATKIVEYQRGFLEYGEEAMKPLVLHDIAEAVGMHESTISRVTTQKYMHTPRGIFELKFFFSSHVSTDTGGECSSTAIRALIKKLVAAENPRKPLSDSKITDLLGEQGIQVARRTIAKYRESLVIPPSNERKRLV; encoded by the coding sequence ATGAAACAATCGCTACAGCTAAAAGTCGGCCAAAGCCTGACAATGACACCCCAGCTGCAGCAGGCAATTCGTCTATTACAACTGTCCACTTTAGACCTTCAGCAAGAAATTCAATCAGCGCTAGATTCTAACCCACTACTGGAAATCAGTGATGACGACGGCGACATAGAAGTCAATATCGAACCGACTTCCGCCGAACCCAAAAAACCTGAAAAAGCCAGTGACAACGAGATAGAAGCGCCTCTGCCTGAAGCAGATACTGAATGGGCAGAGCGCAGCGACATTCCCGAAGACCTGCCGGTCGACAGCCAATGGGATGACGTATTCCAAACCAGCGGCAGTGGCAGTAGCTCGGGCAGCGGCGCCTCGGGCGAAGACAATGACTACAACAACGATTATCGAAATTCCAGCTCAGATTCACTTCAAGACCACCTGCGCTGGCAGCTCAATCTGAGCCGCTTATCTGATATTGACCAAATGATCGCCGCCGCGATTATCGATGCCATCGATGAAAAAGGCCGGCTGACGGTAAGCCCAGAGGAACTGGTAGAAGGTTTTAATAGCGATGCGATAGAAATTGAAGAGGTGAACGCTGTTTTACACCTCATCCAACAATTTGATCCGCCTGGCGTTGGCGGCAGAGACCTGCAGGAATGCCTTTTAATCCAGCTCAAACAGCTGCCCCAGAATACGCCTTACGCTGAAGAAGCCTGCCTAGTAGTTAGCCAGTATATGGCACAACTGGGCAACCGCGATTACAACCAAATTATGCGCCGCTGTCGTCTCAAAGAAGAGCAGTTGCGCGATATTTTAAAACTTATCCAATCACTAGACCCCACTCCTGGTAACGCGATTGGCAGCGACGACACTGAATACGTTATTCCCGATGTTTTTGTTAGCAAAAAAGAAGGTCGCTGGTTAGTAGAACTAAATCCAGACATTGCGCCCAAAATTCAAATAAATGCCCAATATGCGTCACTGGCTCGCCAAAGCAGTAATAGCAGTGATAATGACTATATTCGCGACAATCTCCAAGAGGCACGCTGGTTCATTAAAAGTCTTATTAGTCGCAATGAAACCCTAATGAAAGTAGCGACCAAGATAGTCGAATACCAACGCGGCTTTCTTGAATATGGCGAAGAGGCAATGAAGCCACTCGTATTGCACGACATTGCCGAAGCCGTCGGTATGCATGAATCCACCATCTCGCGGGTCACCACGCAAAAATACATGCACACGCCACGCGGTATTTTTGAACTAAAATTCTTTTTCTCAAGCCATGTATCTACAGATACTGGCGGCGAGTGCTCAAGCACGGCGATACGCGCCTTAATTAAAAAATTGGTGGCCGCAGAAAACCCTCGCAAACCCTTAAGCGACAGTAAAATAACAGACTTGCTTGGCGAACAGGGTATTCAAGTTGCGCGGCGTACCATTGCAAAATACAGAGAATCACTGGTTATTCCGCCCTCAAATGAGCGGAAGCGACTAGTATAA
- the lptB gene encoding LPS export ABC transporter ATP-binding protein has protein sequence MPVLQAKNLAKAYKGREIIKDVSLTIRSGEIVGLLGPNGAGKTTCFYMIVGIVNADRGTIQLDDSDLTKLSIQGRAKHGVGYLPQEASIFRKLSVADNIMAILETRRDLNRSQRKDKLEALLQEFHITHIRKSQGMALSGGERRRVEIARALATEPSFILLDEPFAGVDPISVNDIQNIIRHLQARGIGVLITDHNVRETLDICDKAYIVGEGRIVAEGNAEAVLNSQIVRDIYLGDKFTL, from the coding sequence ATGCCTGTTCTACAAGCTAAGAATCTCGCCAAGGCCTATAAAGGCCGCGAAATCATAAAAGACGTATCCCTCACTATTCGCAGCGGTGAAATTGTCGGCTTACTGGGACCAAATGGGGCGGGTAAAACCACCTGTTTCTACATGATCGTTGGCATTGTGAACGCCGACCGCGGCACGATTCAACTCGATGATAGCGACCTCACCAAACTCTCTATTCAGGGGCGCGCCAAACACGGGGTGGGGTATTTACCCCAGGAAGCCTCGATCTTTCGCAAACTCAGCGTTGCTGACAACATTATGGCCATTCTTGAAACCCGCCGAGATCTCAATCGCAGCCAGCGCAAAGACAAGCTTGAAGCGCTACTACAAGAATTCCACATCACCCACATTCGTAAGTCTCAAGGAATGGCGCTGTCTGGCGGCGAGCGCAGACGGGTGGAGATTGCCCGCGCACTGGCGACCGAGCCTAGCTTTATACTGCTCGACGAACCCTTTGCAGGGGTAGACCCTATTTCGGTAAACGACATTCAAAATATCATTCGGCACCTGCAAGCTCGGGGTATTGGGGTATTGATCACCGACCACAATGTCCGCGAAACACTGGATATTTGTGACAAGGCGTATATTGTCGGCGAGGGGCGCATTGTGGCCGAAGGCAACGCCGAAGCGGTGCTCAATAGCCAGATCGTTCGTGATATTTACCTCGGCGACAAATTTACGCTGTAA
- the lptA gene encoding lipopolysaccharide transport periplasmic protein LptA codes for MNPTKAALGAALLLSVSQYSLSLPDDRKQAINLSSDRAVYEKNQGIYIGNVNMSQGSLKIRADKLTIVESDRKVEKVIAEGTPAYFEQQPRADEGVVIATAQRIEYSLQEEEILLQRNASITHQGSKISGDRVVYSGRKQMVIADGGSNDKENRVKMTLQPQAVPDDAQAAQKDISPAAIVQAPEDANATAAPKDAN; via the coding sequence ATGAACCCTACTAAAGCCGCACTCGGTGCCGCGCTTTTGCTCAGTGTAAGTCAATATTCACTCAGCCTTCCCGATGACCGTAAACAGGCGATCAACCTAAGCTCAGATCGCGCGGTATACGAGAAAAATCAGGGCATTTACATCGGCAACGTCAATATGAGCCAAGGCTCATTAAAAATTCGCGCCGATAAACTCACCATCGTTGAATCCGACCGCAAGGTCGAAAAAGTCATCGCCGAGGGCACACCCGCCTACTTTGAACAGCAACCCCGAGCTGACGAAGGTGTCGTTATTGCCACCGCCCAGCGCATCGAATATAGCCTGCAAGAAGAGGAAATATTGCTTCAAAGAAATGCTTCTATCACCCATCAGGGTTCGAAAATCTCGGGGGATAGAGTGGTGTATAGCGGCCGCAAACAAATGGTTATCGCCGATGGCGGCAGCAATGACAAAGAAAATCGAGTCAAAATGACATTGCAACCTCAGGCGGTGCCTGACGACGCCCAAGCCGCACAAAAAGACATCAGCCCTGCGGCCATTGTGCAAGCGCCAGAAGATGCCAATGCAACCGCTGCCCCAAAGGACGCTAACTAG